CAGGCGCAGGACACGGTCGTAGCCGCGCGCGCTGAGCGACCCACGGTCCATCGCCGCGTCGAGAATGCGAGTCGATCCGCGATCGAGCCGGAGACTGCCCCGGAGGATCTTGCCCGGGACCGTCGAGTTGGTCTCGAGGCCGAACCGACCGAGGCGCTCCTTCTGCGTCTGCCGCGCCCGGCTGACCCTGTCCCGGACGACGGCGGTTTCCTCGTTCTCCCCTTGTGAGTCCAGATCCAACCGGCTGATCTTCTGGACGCCGAGCTGGATGTCCACGCGGTCGAGAAGTGGCCCCGAGAGACGCCCGAAGTAGCGTCGCCGAGCCAAAGGGGTGCAGGTGCAGTCCAGTCCTTTACCGCTCGCCTTGCCGCACGGGCAGGGGTTGGCCGCCAGGAGCAACTGGAAGCGCGAAGGATAGGACGCGCTGCCACCGGCCCGGTGGATCACGAGCTTTCCCTGCTCCAAGGGCTGGCGCAGCGCGTCGAGGACCCTTCGCTCGTACTCCGGAGCCTCGTCCAAGAAGAGCACCCCGCGATGAGCTCTTGAGGCGGCGCCCGGCCTGGGCAGACCCGCACCGCCGCCCACGATGGCTGCACACGTCGCCGTGTGGTGGGGGTTTTCGAAAGGTGGCTGCCGGATGAGTTCGGTGCGGACTTCTCCTTGCATGGCCAGTGAGTGGATGCTCGTCACTTCGAGTGCGGCGTCGTCCTCCAGGGCGGGAAGCAGACCCGGCAACCGCTCGGCCAGCATCGTCTTTCCCGCTCCCGGCGGGCCGACCATGAGCATGTGATGCGCCCCGGCCGCGGCCACTTCCAAGGCGAAACGCGCCTCGTGCTGTCCGGCGACGTCCGCCAGATCCGGCACAGGAGCGGAGGGCTCCACGGCCTCCCCCTTGCCCTCGGAATCAGCCGGATCGAAATCCAGGTTCAGTTCCTTCCGATCCGCACCGAAGTCGAAGACCAGCCGGGCGAAGGTCCGATACGAGGACACCTCCGCACCCGGCACCAAGGACGCTTCGGCGGCATTCCCACGAGCCACCACCACCCGCGAATGACCGGCCTTGACCGCCGCCGCGACCGCCGGCAGCACGCCCCGCACTGGACGAAGCCGACCATCCAGCCCCAGCTCCGCCAGGAACACCACACCCTCGGTCCCCCGGATCTCCCCGTTCGCAGCGATCGCCGCGACGGCGATGGCCAGATCAAATCCCGAACCGCGCTTGGGCAGTGACGCAGGAAACAGGTTCACTGTGATCTTCCGGCGGCTCAACGGAATCCCCGAGTTCGACGCACATGCCCGGATCCGCTCCCGTGATTCCGACAACGCGGTGTCCGGCAGGCCGAGAATGACGAACCCCGGAAGGGTGTTCCCGATGTCCGCCTCAACCTCGATCACGCGGCCTTCCAGACCATGAAGCGCCACGGACAGAGACCTCCCGACCCCGTTCCGGCCCGCCATCAGCCGATCCCCTTCAAGTGCTCGATGACCGGCTCCTCACCGCGCACGGCGACGACGGCGATCGCATCAAGCCGACGCCGCGGAAGACGCAGCCCCCGCTCCCTGATCCAGCGGCACGCCAGAAGATGTAACCGGGCCAGCTTCGGCGGCGTCACCGCCTCAAAAGGATGCCCGTAATCCAGGCTGCTCCTGGTCTTGACCTCGGCCACCACCAACGTGTCACCGTCCACGGCCACGATGTCCAGCTCGCCCGCAGCGCACCGCCAGTTCTGCTCCACCACCCGGATCCCCTGGTCCTCCAGGAAATCCGCGGCAAGCTCCTCGCCCCGCTGCCCGAGCGCGTCTTTCGCTCTCATGTCCCTCACCTCCACACCCAGTCTCAAGGCGCGGAACAAAGGACCAGAGAGGTGGATCAGAGAATGTGGACA
The nucleotide sequence above comes from Arthrobacter woluwensis. Encoded proteins:
- a CDS encoding YifB family Mg chelatase-like AAA ATPase: MAGRNGVGRSLSVALHGLEGRVIEVEADIGNTLPGFVILGLPDTALSESRERIRACASNSGIPLSRRKITVNLFPASLPKRGSGFDLAIAVAAIAANGEIRGTEGVVFLAELGLDGRLRPVRGVLPAVAAAVKAGHSRVVVARGNAAEASLVPGAEVSSYRTFARLVFDFGADRKELNLDFDPADSEGKGEAVEPSAPVPDLADVAGQHEARFALEVAAAGAHHMLMVGPPGAGKTMLAERLPGLLPALEDDAALEVTSIHSLAMQGEVRTELIRQPPFENPHHTATCAAIVGGGAGLPRPGAASRAHRGVLFLDEAPEYERRVLDALRQPLEQGKLVIHRAGGSASYPSRFQLLLAANPCPCGKASGKGLDCTCTPLARRRYFGRLSGPLLDRVDIQLGVQKISRLDLDSQGENEETAVVRDRVSRARQTQKERLGRFGLETNSTVPGKILRGSLRLDRGSTRILDAAMDRGSLSARGYDRVLRLAWTLADLDGSTTPSGDHVGLALALRTPEAAA
- a CDS encoding YraN family protein, with product MRAKDALGQRGEELAADFLEDQGIRVVEQNWRCAAGELDIVAVDGDTLVVAEVKTRSSLDYGHPFEAVTPPKLARLHLLACRWIRERGLRLPRRRLDAIAVVAVRGEEPVIEHLKGIG